One Mycolicibacter sp. MU0083 DNA window includes the following coding sequences:
- a CDS encoding nitroreductase family protein — protein sequence MPDAERTPVVTPTHVPTAAEALARLDMPLGEAMMTQRAIRRVYSDPIDDEVVLRCIELALRAPTGNDGQNWEFIVVKDRRVKEELAKRYRQAWKIQRGLVLRRKLKTDESIAGIARAMEWQIDHFAELPVLVVACLRLGAREGRLPVVRMPHIAESAYWGSIYPSVQNLLLAARAMGLGASLITLPLWSQRAARRVLGLPHAVTPCCIVPLGWPRGRYGPTTRKPVGEVTHLDGYGNREWLDR from the coding sequence ATGCCTGACGCCGAGCGCACCCCGGTGGTCACCCCGACCCATGTGCCCACCGCGGCCGAGGCGCTGGCCCGGTTGGACATGCCACTGGGTGAGGCGATGATGACCCAGCGCGCGATCCGGCGGGTGTACTCCGACCCGATCGATGACGAGGTGGTGCTGCGCTGCATCGAACTGGCACTGCGGGCACCGACGGGCAACGACGGCCAGAACTGGGAATTCATCGTCGTCAAGGACCGGCGGGTCAAGGAGGAACTGGCCAAGCGGTACCGGCAGGCGTGGAAGATCCAGCGTGGCCTGGTGCTGCGGCGCAAGCTCAAGACCGACGAGTCGATCGCCGGGATCGCGCGGGCGATGGAGTGGCAGATCGACCACTTCGCCGAGCTGCCGGTCCTGGTGGTCGCCTGCCTGCGGCTCGGGGCGCGGGAGGGCCGCCTGCCGGTGGTGCGGATGCCGCACATCGCCGAATCCGCGTACTGGGGCTCTATCTATCCCAGCGTGCAGAATCTGCTGCTGGCCGCCCGTGCCATGGGGTTGGGCGCCTCGTTGATCACGCTGCCGTTGTGGAGCCAGCGCGCCGCGCGGCGTGTGCTGGGCCTGCCACACGCGGTGACGCCGTGCTGCATCGTCCCGCTGGGATGGCCCCGTGGACGGTACGGCCCGACGACCCGCAAACCCGTCGGAGAGGTGACCCATCTCGATGGGTACGGCAACCGGGAGTGGCTGGACCGCTGA
- a CDS encoding DUF2505 domain-containing protein, with amino-acid sequence MPRSFEVSCTSPATVEQVHGAFGDRSYWLARLEAFGGSKTLDSLDVDGGGRVQVVVTEDLRHGALPGMLAKVYRGDLNIVTTEVWTPAEDGRVAGAITVAVTGAPGSGAGTAVLEPAGTGSQLALTGTVQFKVPLVGGPIESFLAREFSQGIPEIQRFTTSWLADHA; translated from the coding sequence ATGCCACGTTCCTTCGAGGTGAGTTGCACCTCACCAGCCACCGTCGAGCAGGTGCACGGCGCCTTCGGCGACCGATCGTATTGGCTGGCGCGATTGGAGGCCTTCGGCGGCAGCAAGACCCTCGACTCGCTCGATGTCGACGGCGGCGGCCGGGTGCAGGTGGTGGTCACCGAGGATCTGCGGCACGGCGCGCTGCCGGGGATGTTGGCCAAGGTCTATCGCGGCGACCTCAACATCGTCACCACCGAGGTATGGACGCCGGCCGAGGACGGTCGGGTGGCCGGCGCCATCACGGTCGCGGTGACCGGGGCGCCGGGCTCGGGCGCCGGGACCGCGGTGCTCGAACCCGCCGGAACCGGCTCTCAGCTGGCGCTGACCGGCACCGTGCAGTTCAAGGTCCCGCTGGTCGGCGGCCCGATCGAGAGCTTCTTGGCGCGCGAGTTCTCCCAGGGGATCCCCGAGATCCAACGGTTCACCACGAGCTGGCTGGCCGACCATGCCTGA
- a CDS encoding flavodoxin family protein — MSVEASERDARAPRILLLYYSFSGQSRKVLETAGEVFAEHGCDVVKAGIEFTDPRYAQRFSQFPLRRVWPDMLSVLKAQQRGETGEIRTPDAVRDGDYDLICIGSPTWWKAPAMPIRSFLQTDEARNLLNGKPFVVFTVCREFWQENYAEVARLGEECGGRYQDEIHLTYPGDPLRSMLSLTSYLGSGRYRQRYLGLRLPPTNVQPEQLDRVRKFATGLVGRLFGK; from the coding sequence ATGTCGGTTGAGGCCAGTGAGCGCGACGCGCGTGCGCCGCGGATCCTGTTGCTGTACTACAGCTTCTCCGGGCAGTCGCGCAAGGTGCTCGAGACCGCCGGTGAGGTGTTCGCCGAACACGGGTGCGACGTGGTCAAAGCCGGTATCGAGTTCACCGATCCGCGTTATGCCCAGCGTTTCTCGCAGTTCCCGCTGCGCCGGGTCTGGCCGGACATGCTCAGCGTTCTCAAAGCCCAGCAGCGCGGCGAGACGGGGGAGATCCGCACCCCCGACGCGGTGCGCGACGGCGACTACGACCTGATCTGTATCGGCTCGCCGACCTGGTGGAAGGCTCCCGCGATGCCGATCAGGTCGTTCCTGCAGACCGATGAGGCGCGAAACCTGTTGAACGGCAAGCCGTTTGTGGTCTTCACCGTTTGCCGCGAGTTCTGGCAGGAGAACTACGCGGAGGTCGCCCGACTGGGGGAGGAGTGCGGCGGCCGGTATCAGGACGAGATCCACCTGACCTATCCCGGCGATCCGCTACGTTCGATGTTGTCGCTGACCAGCTATCTGGGCAGCGGGCGTTACCGGCAGCGCTATCTGGGCCTGCGACTGCCGCCCACCAACGTCCAGCCCGAACAGCTCGACCGGGTCCGTAAGTTCGCCACCGGCCTGGTCGGCCGGTTGTTCGGCAAGTGA
- a CDS encoding class I SAM-dependent methyltransferase, with protein MAEKIPVDLHGAAATMLTTLYLKALDADFDSPVLGDRYAREAVERIDFDWDGLKAHGRWAPLVTVRTAQYDIWARQFLAANPEATVIHLGCGLDARVFRIDPDPRVAWYDIDQPPVIALREKVYPTRPGYRLMATSATDPSWLNEIPADRPVLLLAEGISMYLTEADGVALLQSVVDRFPSGELQIDFYNWFGIRTQKTHRLQRQSGATLHWAVNGPADVLGKVDGIRLLAATNLFDAETFSRVPAGFRRSSLPVRAVSPLRGMLQYHRYAFGRLS; from the coding sequence GTGGCAGAAAAGATCCCCGTCGACCTGCACGGCGCCGCTGCAACCATGCTGACGACGCTGTACCTCAAAGCACTCGACGCCGATTTCGACTCCCCGGTACTGGGTGATCGCTATGCCAGGGAAGCCGTCGAGCGCATCGACTTCGACTGGGACGGGCTCAAGGCCCATGGTCGCTGGGCACCGTTGGTGACGGTCCGGACCGCCCAGTACGACATCTGGGCTCGCCAGTTCCTGGCGGCCAACCCGGAGGCGACGGTCATCCACCTGGGCTGTGGACTCGACGCCCGGGTCTTCCGGATCGACCCCGACCCCCGGGTCGCCTGGTACGACATCGACCAGCCACCGGTGATCGCGTTGCGCGAGAAGGTTTATCCCACCCGCCCGGGCTACCGCCTGATGGCGACGTCGGCGACCGACCCGTCGTGGCTGAACGAGATCCCCGCCGACCGTCCGGTGCTGCTGTTGGCGGAGGGCATCAGCATGTACCTGACCGAAGCCGACGGCGTCGCCCTGCTGCAGAGTGTCGTCGACCGGTTCCCCTCCGGCGAACTGCAGATCGACTTCTACAACTGGTTCGGCATCAGAACCCAGAAGACCCACCGCCTGCAGCGGCAGTCCGGCGCCACGTTGCACTGGGCGGTCAACGGCCCGGCCGACGTGCTGGGCAAGGTCGACGGGATTCGACTGTTGGCGGCCACCAACCTTTTCGACGCCGAGACCTTCAGTCGGGTCCCGGCCGGATTCCGGCGGTCGAGCCTGCCGGTCCGCGCGGTGTCGCCGCTGCGCGGCATGCTGCAGTACCACCGCTACGCCTTCGGCCGCCTCAGCTGA
- a CDS encoding phthiocerol/phthiodiolone dimycocerosyl transferase family protein, translating to MFATSVIRKLAISEEMLAETHNFVGLAAHVTGPIDLDLLSEAYEALLEAHPILTGRLETLPDGRHQFVTDDLMPDGIEVIELDGPDAKPPTPRFDQTESLVAMRVLICGDQTQPTLYVHHAVADGHHMYALIEEMLSYYTDLVTTGRIGAINVEPAPLSIEAVLADRGIEKQQRSGIERFMPALFAYDLPPTRRAVGAETPSSPVLVPMASARLTESQTDNVVAFGRAHDLSLHAVLSAAVLIAEWQLRGKLSIPVPYVYTVDLRYFLSPPVSATGCTNPIGLATYLAEIDAKTDLVAIARDIAENFQKDLDEGVIQQSRLHFSPQYVGNPPGLPDVVVLSNNGLVPPVRTPPGVEVSTTHGELYFAVSAGIDIYFTQIFAGQLNIEYHSHGPEPERSVEAIRALLCGIAEQHAAGVS from the coding sequence GTGTTTGCCACGTCGGTCATTCGCAAGCTGGCGATCAGTGAGGAGATGCTCGCCGAGACCCACAACTTCGTGGGCCTCGCCGCGCATGTCACCGGTCCGATCGACCTCGATCTGCTCTCGGAGGCCTACGAGGCGCTGCTGGAGGCGCATCCGATCCTCACCGGGCGGCTGGAAACGCTGCCCGACGGCCGACACCAGTTCGTCACCGACGACCTGATGCCCGACGGCATCGAGGTCATCGAACTCGACGGACCCGACGCCAAGCCGCCCACCCCCCGCTTCGACCAGACCGAATCGCTGGTGGCGATGCGGGTGCTGATCTGCGGTGACCAGACCCAGCCGACCCTGTACGTGCATCACGCGGTCGCCGACGGGCACCACATGTATGCGCTGATCGAGGAGATGCTGTCCTACTACACGGATCTGGTCACCACCGGCCGGATCGGAGCGATCAACGTCGAACCCGCGCCGCTGTCGATCGAGGCGGTCCTGGCCGACCGGGGCATCGAGAAGCAGCAGCGCTCGGGAATCGAACGGTTCATGCCGGCGCTGTTCGCCTACGACCTGCCGCCGACCCGGCGCGCCGTCGGCGCGGAGACCCCGTCGTCGCCGGTGCTGGTTCCGATGGCCTCGGCCCGACTGACCGAGAGCCAGACCGACAACGTGGTCGCGTTCGGGCGGGCCCACGATCTGAGCCTGCACGCCGTGCTGTCCGCGGCGGTGCTGATCGCCGAATGGCAACTGCGGGGCAAGCTGAGCATCCCGGTGCCCTACGTCTACACCGTCGACCTGAGATACTTTCTGTCACCGCCGGTTTCGGCGACCGGATGCACCAACCCGATCGGGCTGGCCACCTACCTGGCCGAGATCGACGCCAAGACCGACCTGGTGGCCATCGCCCGTGACATCGCCGAGAACTTCCAGAAAGACCTCGACGAGGGCGTTATCCAGCAGTCCCGGTTGCACTTCAGCCCCCAGTACGTCGGGAACCCGCCCGGACTGCCCGACGTCGTCGTGCTGAGCAACAACGGCCTGGTTCCGCCCGTGCGGACCCCACCGGGCGTGGAGGTGAGCACCACCCACGGTGAGCTGTATTTCGCGGTGAGCGCCGGCATCGACATCTATTTCACCCAGATCTTCGCCGGGCAGCTCAACATCGAATACCACTCGCACGGACCGGAGCCGGAGCGTTCGGTGGAGGCGATCCGGGCGCTGCTGTGCGGGATCGCCGAGCAGCACGCCGCCGGCGTCAGCTGA
- a CDS encoding type I polyketide synthase, producing MSTKNEVPPNAIAVVGMAGRFPGARTLTGFWDNLRNGVESIVTLGEDELRAAGVSDKALANHNYVRRAALLDGLEEFDAGFFGFTPLAARTMDPQHRLFLQTAWHALEDAGYRPGEIDGAVGVYGTSTTSGYLLHNLMSHYDPNLIIGQGVSFEMVNLSLQNDKDYLATRVAHQLNLRGPALSVQTACSSALVAVHLACQSILNGECDMALAGGSSLRVPHHVGYWHEPGSMVSATGHCRPFDVRADGTIFASGVGVVVLKSLDAAVEDGDQIHAVIRGSALNNDGAVKMTYAAPTAAGQADVIAEAHAVSEVDASTITYIESHGTGTPLGDPIEIEGLRQAFAVSEEPRSGPCYVGSVKSNIGHLESASGIASLIKTILCLKHRALPATLHYTSPNPELHLEDGPFRIRGEYGPWESDGIRRAGVSSFGVGGTNAHVIVEEWPEEAAVGAGVAPKPGPEVLLLSARTAEALAQGRAELAEVLAGGDEPGAPALPDVAYSLARRHPESLRLAAVVSDRADAVTVLGAEESDNVFIGEEVAGLDAAADADRVVFLFPGQGAQHIGMARGLYDTEPVFAEYFDRCVAGFDAELGFDLRAMIFDGTSRDLERTDRTQPALFTVEYALAKLVESYGVRPAALVGHSIGEYAAATIAGVFDLDTAIKVVAMRARLMHAAPRGVMVAVPLSPDAVGQYLTGDVDLAAVNDPDGCVVAGSDADIREFTDRLKQAGITARRVRTSHAFHSRLMDSMIPEFTGFLSRQTLREPTIPLLSNLTGTAMAPSEATNPATWARSVRATVRFADEIDTVLDQPHRVLVEVGPGATLTASASRHPKFSGGHRAVRLMRHHAQNRDDRDAFLLALGQLWAAGIEVDWRPLRGDYQPKRVSVPGYPFERQRHWLEHNAEAAWVSGAGARTGADADGASGAAAVAKGETMDTTLARIWAVCLGVGSVDRNANFFDIGGDSLVAISVAMAASHEGLDITPQDLYDNPTVTALAKALTARYAAGGLARQAPGDVVHPPVPPNLTYFLENGLREHGRWRIPLILRLRPDVGVDDVRAVLTAVVNHHDALRLRLTERAGTWEQQVAEPGEFGEIATHSLPEGLTAEHDAVRTLLAEHIRDQDLSSPPLTALYVRGSSGDLCYLALSLHAAVGDEASRDVLVTDIFTAFAQQLEGNEIALQPVGVGWAEWSQRCAGLATHSAVLESREFWLDATTSATLRLASKVAESPSAGDLSKLTATLSGADVSEIDDARRRLGLPIDEILLAGLSRAVADSVGAGTVAVDLGGAGRSVLKPDIDLRRTVGWFTTLYPVALACTTAEQTGARQVLDSVHELLEAVPHYGIGYGLLRYQYAPTARLLGAVAPADIHFSYVGAIPEMPSLGDSPVQFDPDTAMPVRDAIPGLGHALELRAYRTGGALHLDWWYDNRRIEQSVVQAIADAFSDAVLDLVRQAVADLESEADDSDDSAMTLVELS from the coding sequence GTGAGCACGAAGAACGAGGTGCCGCCCAACGCGATTGCCGTGGTCGGCATGGCCGGGCGGTTTCCGGGTGCCCGCACCCTGACCGGCTTCTGGGACAACCTGCGCAACGGGGTCGAATCCATCGTCACCCTCGGCGAGGACGAGCTGCGGGCCGCCGGCGTCAGCGACAAGGCGCTGGCCAACCACAACTACGTGCGGCGTGCGGCGCTGCTGGACGGTCTCGAGGAATTCGACGCGGGCTTCTTCGGCTTCACGCCGCTGGCCGCGCGCACCATGGACCCGCAGCACCGGCTGTTCCTGCAGACCGCCTGGCACGCCCTCGAAGACGCCGGCTACCGGCCGGGGGAGATCGACGGTGCGGTCGGCGTCTACGGCACCAGCACCACCAGCGGCTACCTGCTGCACAACCTGATGTCGCACTACGACCCGAACCTGATCATCGGCCAGGGCGTCAGCTTCGAGATGGTCAACCTGTCGCTGCAGAACGACAAGGACTACCTGGCCACCCGGGTGGCCCACCAGCTCAACCTGCGCGGCCCGGCGCTGTCGGTGCAGACCGCGTGCTCCTCGGCGCTGGTCGCCGTACACCTAGCCTGCCAGAGTATCCTCAACGGCGAGTGCGACATGGCGCTGGCCGGCGGGTCCTCGCTGCGGGTGCCGCATCACGTCGGCTACTGGCACGAGCCGGGGTCGATGGTGTCGGCCACCGGGCACTGCCGCCCGTTCGACGTGCGCGCCGACGGCACCATCTTCGCCAGCGGTGTCGGCGTCGTGGTGCTCAAATCGCTCGACGCCGCCGTCGAGGACGGCGACCAGATCCACGCGGTGATCCGCGGTTCGGCGCTGAACAACGACGGCGCGGTCAAGATGACCTACGCCGCACCCACCGCCGCCGGGCAGGCCGACGTGATCGCCGAGGCACACGCGGTCTCCGAGGTCGACGCCTCCACCATCACCTACATCGAGTCGCACGGCACCGGTACGCCGTTGGGCGACCCGATCGAGATCGAGGGCCTGCGGCAGGCCTTCGCGGTCTCCGAGGAACCGCGGTCCGGACCCTGCTACGTCGGCTCGGTCAAGTCCAACATCGGGCACCTGGAGTCGGCGTCGGGCATCGCCAGCCTGATCAAGACCATCCTGTGCCTCAAGCACCGGGCGCTTCCGGCCACCCTGCACTACACCAGCCCGAATCCCGAGCTGCATCTCGAGGACGGGCCGTTCCGGATCCGCGGCGAGTACGGGCCCTGGGAGTCCGACGGCATCCGCCGGGCCGGGGTCAGCTCGTTCGGGGTGGGCGGCACCAACGCCCACGTGATCGTCGAGGAGTGGCCCGAAGAGGCCGCGGTGGGCGCCGGGGTCGCCCCCAAGCCCGGACCGGAAGTGCTGCTGCTGTCGGCGCGTACCGCCGAAGCGCTGGCGCAGGGCCGCGCCGAGTTGGCCGAGGTGTTGGCCGGCGGCGACGAGCCGGGTGCACCGGCGTTGCCGGACGTGGCCTACTCGCTGGCCCGCCGGCACCCCGAGAGCCTGCGGCTGGCCGCGGTCGTCTCCGACCGGGCCGACGCCGTCACCGTGCTGGGCGCCGAGGAGAGCGACAACGTCTTCATCGGCGAGGAGGTGGCCGGTCTCGACGCGGCCGCCGACGCCGACCGGGTGGTGTTCCTGTTCCCCGGTCAGGGCGCGCAGCACATCGGCATGGCACGCGGGCTCTACGACACCGAACCGGTGTTCGCCGAGTACTTCGACCGCTGCGTGGCCGGCTTCGACGCCGAACTCGGCTTCGACCTGCGGGCGATGATCTTCGACGGCACCTCGCGTGACCTCGAGCGCACCGACCGGACCCAGCCGGCGCTGTTCACCGTCGAGTACGCCCTGGCGAAGCTGGTCGAAAGCTACGGCGTGCGCCCGGCGGCCCTGGTGGGACACAGCATCGGCGAGTACGCCGCGGCCACCATCGCCGGGGTCTTCGACCTCGACACCGCGATCAAGGTCGTCGCGATGCGTGCCCGGTTGATGCATGCCGCGCCGCGCGGGGTGATGGTCGCGGTGCCGTTGAGCCCCGACGCCGTCGGCCAGTATCTGACCGGCGACGTGGACCTGGCCGCGGTCAACGACCCCGACGGCTGCGTGGTGGCCGGCAGCGATGCCGATATCCGCGAGTTCACCGATCGGCTCAAGCAGGCCGGGATCACCGCCCGCCGGGTCCGGACCTCGCACGCGTTCCACTCCCGCCTGATGGACTCGATGATTCCGGAGTTCACCGGCTTCCTGTCCCGGCAGACGCTGCGGGAACCGACGATCCCGCTGCTGTCGAACCTGACCGGCACGGCGATGGCACCCAGCGAAGCGACCAACCCGGCCACCTGGGCGCGCAGCGTGCGCGCCACGGTGCGGTTCGCCGACGAGATCGACACGGTGCTGGACCAGCCCCACCGCGTCCTGGTGGAGGTGGGGCCGGGCGCCACGTTGACCGCCTCGGCGTCGCGGCACCCGAAGTTCTCCGGCGGCCACCGGGCCGTCCGGTTGATGCGCCACCATGCGCAGAACCGCGACGACCGGGACGCCTTCCTGTTGGCGCTCGGCCAGCTCTGGGCGGCCGGGATCGAGGTGGACTGGCGGCCGCTGCGCGGCGACTACCAGCCCAAGCGGGTCTCGGTTCCGGGTTATCCCTTCGAGCGGCAACGGCATTGGCTGGAGCACAACGCCGAGGCCGCCTGGGTCTCCGGGGCCGGCGCGAGAACCGGCGCCGACGCCGACGGTGCGTCCGGCGCGGCAGCGGTGGCCAAGGGCGAGACCATGGACACCACCCTGGCGCGCATCTGGGCGGTCTGCCTGGGGGTCGGATCCGTCGACCGCAACGCCAATTTCTTCGACATCGGCGGCGACTCGCTGGTCGCGATCAGCGTCGCGATGGCCGCGTCGCACGAGGGCCTCGACATCACCCCGCAGGACCTCTACGACAACCCGACGGTCACGGCGCTGGCCAAGGCGCTCACGGCCCGCTATGCCGCCGGCGGCCTGGCCCGCCAGGCTCCGGGCGACGTCGTGCATCCGCCGGTCCCGCCGAACCTCACCTACTTCCTGGAGAACGGTCTGCGCGAGCACGGCCGGTGGCGTATCCCGTTGATCCTGCGGCTGCGGCCCGACGTCGGTGTCGACGACGTCCGGGCGGTGCTCACCGCGGTGGTCAACCACCACGACGCCTTGCGGCTGCGGCTCACCGAACGAGCCGGAACCTGGGAGCAGCAGGTGGCCGAACCCGGCGAATTCGGTGAGATCGCCACCCACTCGCTGCCCGAGGGCCTGACCGCCGAGCACGATGCGGTGCGCACCCTGCTGGCCGAACACATCCGCGACCAGGATCTGTCCAGCCCGCCGCTGACCGCCTTGTACGTCCGGGGCTCGTCGGGCGATCTGTGCTACCTGGCGCTGAGCCTGCACGCCGCTGTCGGCGACGAGGCGTCCCGCGACGTCCTGGTCACCGACATCTTCACCGCGTTCGCCCAGCAACTCGAGGGCAACGAGATCGCATTGCAGCCGGTGGGTGTCGGATGGGCCGAGTGGTCGCAGCGCTGCGCCGGTTTGGCGACCCACTCGGCGGTGCTGGAGAGCCGTGAATTCTGGCTCGACGCCACCACCTCGGCGACCCTGCGGTTGGCATCGAAGGTCGCCGAATCACCTTCGGCCGGGGACCTTTCCAAGCTCACCGCCACGTTGTCCGGGGCCGACGTCAGCGAGATCGACGACGCACGGCGCCGGCTGGGTCTGCCGATCGACGAGATCCTGCTGGCCGGATTGAGCCGGGCCGTGGCGGACTCGGTCGGTGCGGGCACCGTGGCGGTCGACCTCGGGGGAGCGGGCCGCTCGGTGCTCAAGCCCGACATCGACCTGCGGCGCACCGTGGGCTGGTTCACCACGCTGTACCCGGTGGCGCTGGCCTGCACGACGGCTGAGCAGACCGGGGCACGGCAGGTGCTGGACTCGGTCCACGAGCTGCTGGAGGCGGTACCGCACTACGGGATCGGCTACGGCCTGCTGCGCTACCAGTACGCGCCGACCGCGCGACTGCTCGGCGCGGTCGCGCCCGCCGACATCCACTTCTCCTACGTGGGAGCGATTCCGGAGATGCCGTCGCTCGGCGATTCGCCGGTGCAGTTCGATCCGGACACCGCGATGCCGGTCCGCGACGCGATCCCGGGACTGGGGCACGCGCTGGAGTTGCGGGCCTACCGCACCGGCGGCGCGCTGCACCTGGACTGGTGGTACGACAACCGCCGGATCGAGCAGTCCGTGGTGCAGGCGATCGCCGACGCGTTCTCCGATGCGGTGTTGGACCTGGTGCGCCAGGCGGTCGCCGACCTCGAGTCGGAGGCCGATGACTCCGATGACTCGGCGATGACCCTGGTCGAGCTGTCTTAG